From the Chloroflexus aurantiacus J-10-fl genome, one window contains:
- a CDS encoding peroxidase-related enzyme (This protein belongs to a clade of uncharacterized proteins related to peroxidases such as the alkylhydroperoxidase AhpD.), producing the protein MDHSERPISRFPYPERLDDLPVDIRERIEKVAEKSGFIPNVFLALAQRPDEFRAFFAYHDALMERPSNLSKAEKEMIVVATSAANDCLYCVIAHGAILRIRSKNPRLAEQVATNYRRAEITPRQCAILDYALKVALDSARISEEDWQPLMAHGLTLDDIWEIGAIAAFFAMSNRLANMSALRPNDEFYTMGR; encoded by the coding sequence ATGGATCATAGTGAGCGCCCAATTAGTCGGTTTCCCTATCCTGAGCGACTCGACGACTTGCCGGTTGACATTCGTGAACGTATTGAAAAGGTAGCCGAAAAGAGCGGTTTTATCCCTAACGTCTTCCTGGCTCTGGCGCAACGCCCCGACGAATTTCGCGCCTTTTTTGCTTACCACGATGCGCTGATGGAGCGCCCCTCAAACCTGAGCAAGGCCGAGAAAGAGATGATAGTCGTCGCTACCTCGGCGGCCAATGATTGTCTGTACTGTGTGATTGCCCACGGCGCCATTCTGCGTATCCGCAGTAAAAATCCGCGGCTGGCCGAGCAGGTTGCAACTAACTATCGACGCGCCGAGATTACGCCCCGTCAGTGCGCCATTCTCGATTATGCGCTAAAAGTGGCCCTGGATTCGGCCCGCATCAGCGAAGAGGACTGGCAACCGCTGATGGCGCACGGCCTGACCCTCGACGACATCTGGGAGATCGGTGCGATAGCGGCGTTCTTCGCAATGAGTAACCGACTGGCCAATATGAGTGCGCTGCGGCCTAACGACGAGTTCTATACGATGGGCCGGTGA
- a CDS encoding dihydrolipoamide acetyltransferase family protein: MIDIKMPQLGESVTEGTVGRWLKRPGDPVAKYEPLLEVVTDKVDTEVPAPEAGVLHEILVPEGETVRVGTVIARLAPAGATVPATPASAPAATTVAATASATTTVTATVAPPVADGRNTYLSPVVARLLSEHNLDPGQIRGTGQGGRITKQDVLRFLAERQQQPSAPVAAPVAPTPVAPSPAPAPAPAPVSPTPAPTPAPTPAPAPAPATFDIPADAELVPLTPMRRSIAEHMVRSVRTSPHVTTVMEVDLSRVIAHRAAHQEAFSRQGVRLTMTPYFVMAAVAGLQAVPVFNGSFTDQGIILHRRINIGVAVALQEGLLVPVIPDADEKNLLGLARAVSDLAERARTKRLRPEETQGGTFTITNHGVTGSLFATPIINQPQAGILGVGAIVKRPVVITQNGLDAIAIRPLCYLSFTFDHRIADGATADQFLATVKKRLEEWEG, from the coding sequence ATGATCGATATCAAAATGCCTCAGCTCGGTGAGAGTGTCACCGAGGGCACAGTTGGGCGCTGGCTCAAGCGGCCCGGCGATCCGGTCGCTAAATACGAACCGCTGCTCGAAGTGGTGACAGACAAAGTTGACACCGAAGTGCCGGCTCCTGAAGCCGGCGTACTCCACGAGATTCTGGTACCGGAGGGGGAGACAGTGCGGGTCGGGACGGTCATCGCGCGCCTGGCCCCGGCAGGCGCAACGGTACCTGCAACACCGGCTTCGGCACCAGCCGCAACCACCGTCGCCGCAACGGCATCAGCTACCACCACCGTGACGGCTACCGTAGCTCCACCGGTAGCAGATGGGCGTAACACCTATCTTTCGCCGGTGGTTGCCCGCTTACTGTCCGAGCACAACCTCGATCCCGGCCAGATTCGCGGTACCGGTCAGGGTGGCCGTATCACCAAGCAGGACGTGTTGCGCTTCCTGGCCGAACGACAACAACAACCGTCTGCGCCGGTGGCGGCGCCGGTCGCTCCCACCCCTGTCGCACCCTCGCCGGCCCCGGCACCAGCCCCCGCACCGGTAAGTCCAACCCCGGCACCGACCCCGGCACCGACCCCGGCACCAGCCCCTGCACCGGCAACCTTCGATATTCCTGCGGATGCAGAATTGGTGCCACTCACCCCGATGCGACGCAGTATTGCCGAACATATGGTACGTTCGGTGCGCACCTCACCCCACGTGACCACGGTGATGGAGGTCGATCTGAGTCGCGTCATTGCCCATCGCGCCGCCCACCAGGAAGCGTTCAGTCGCCAGGGTGTGCGTCTGACCATGACCCCCTATTTTGTGATGGCAGCAGTTGCCGGCCTCCAGGCAGTGCCGGTGTTCAACGGCAGTTTCACCGACCAGGGGATCATCCTGCATCGGCGGATCAACATCGGCGTAGCGGTCGCGCTGCAGGAAGGCTTGCTGGTGCCGGTAATCCCTGATGCCGACGAGAAGAATCTGCTCGGTCTGGCCCGTGCCGTCAGCGACCTCGCCGAGCGCGCTCGCACCAAACGATTGCGCCCGGAAGAGACCCAGGGTGGTACCTTCACTATCACCAATCACGGTGTGACCGGCAGCCTCTTCGCCACCCCGATCATCAACCAGCCCCAGGCCGGCATCCTCGGCGTCGGCGCGATTGTCAAACGCCCGGTCGTGATCACGCAAAACGGGCTTGATGCAATCGCCATTCGTCCGCTCTGTTACCTCTCATTCACCTTCGATCACCGGATTGCCGATGGCGCGACCGCCGATCAGTTCCTGGCAACGGTGAAAAAACGCCTTGAAGAGTGGGAAGGATAG
- a CDS encoding alpha-ketoacid dehydrogenase subunit beta, translated as MPEMNLLEAIRQGLDEAMAADSRVFIFGEDVGKRGGVFRVTEGLYDKYGPMRVIDSPLAESVIVGACIGAAMNDTLPIAEIQFADFIAPAFNQIVQEAARIHYRSNGDWEVPLVIRVPYGGGIHGALYHSQSVEAFFAHVPGLKVVTPATPYDAKGLLKSAIEDPNPVLFLEHKKTYRLIKGFVPEEDYRVPIGPADIKRPGEDMSVFAYGLMLHYCLEAAQTLAAEGVSVEVVDLRTLRPLDTETILASVRRTGKVLIVHEDNLFGGFGGEVAAIIAEHAFEYLDGPIVRIGGPDVPAMPFAHSLEAAFMPSPASIAAAMRRLAAY; from the coding sequence ATGCCTGAGATGAACTTGCTGGAAGCTATTCGCCAGGGCCTCGATGAAGCCATGGCTGCCGATTCACGGGTATTCATTTTCGGTGAAGATGTGGGCAAACGCGGCGGTGTCTTCCGTGTCACCGAAGGTTTGTACGACAAGTATGGCCCCATGCGCGTCATTGACTCGCCGCTGGCCGAGAGTGTCATTGTAGGCGCCTGTATCGGCGCCGCAATGAACGATACATTGCCCATCGCCGAGATTCAGTTTGCCGATTTTATTGCCCCAGCTTTTAATCAGATCGTGCAGGAAGCGGCCCGTATTCACTACCGCTCTAATGGTGACTGGGAAGTACCGCTGGTCATTCGGGTGCCTTACGGCGGCGGTATTCACGGGGCACTCTACCATAGCCAAAGCGTGGAAGCCTTCTTCGCCCACGTGCCCGGCCTGAAGGTCGTGACCCCGGCTACCCCTTACGATGCAAAAGGGTTGCTGAAGAGCGCGATTGAAGACCCCAATCCAGTCCTCTTCCTCGAACACAAGAAGACCTACCGGCTGATTAAGGGGTTTGTGCCCGAAGAAGATTATCGAGTGCCGATTGGCCCCGCCGACATCAAACGTCCCGGTGAAGACATGTCAGTCTTTGCCTACGGACTGATGCTGCACTACTGCCTCGAAGCAGCCCAAACCCTGGCCGCAGAAGGGGTGAGCGTAGAGGTTGTCGATCTACGCACCCTGCGACCACTCGATACCGAAACGATCCTCGCCAGTGTCCGCCGTACCGGCAAGGTCTTGATCGTCCACGAGGATAATCTGTTTGGCGGTTTTGGTGGTGAAGTAGCAGCGATCATTGCCGAACACGCATTTGAGTATCTCGATGGGCCAATTGTGCGTATCGGTGGCCCTGATGTGCCGGCGATGCCCTTTGCTCATTCGCTGGAAGCGGCGTTTATGCCCTCTCCGGCCTCGATTGCAGCAGCAATGCGGCGGCTGGCCGCTTACTGA
- a CDS encoding thiamine pyrophosphate-dependent dehydrogenase E1 component subunit alpha: MTLSINEISTDPGFGHDLPPHTLRDMLRYMMLARALDERMWVLNRAGKAPFVISCQGHEAAQVGAAFALMRGKDFILPYYRGLATVLVMGMTPTEVMLGLFARATDPSSGGRQMPAHYGCRRLKIVTQSSPVGTQIPHAAGIGLAEKIKGGDAVVWVSFGEGTTSQGDFHEGVNLAAVHRLPVIFQCENNEYAISVHQRQQMAIGSVAERAAAYGIPGISVDGTDVLAVYEVTRRAVERARRGDGPTLIEARVVRMTAHSSDDNDRTYRPPHEIALVRHQDPIVRFVAQLREHGILSEAEEQEMRAEVKAIVDRATEEAERAPMPEPETLYDHVYAPLRQRR; this comes from the coding sequence ATGACCCTCTCAATCAATGAAATTAGCACCGATCCAGGATTTGGGCACGATCTACCACCGCACACGCTACGCGATATGCTGCGGTATATGATGCTGGCGCGAGCGCTCGACGAGCGTATGTGGGTGCTCAATCGGGCCGGCAAAGCGCCCTTTGTGATTAGTTGTCAGGGCCACGAAGCGGCTCAGGTTGGCGCCGCGTTTGCCTTAATGCGTGGTAAAGACTTCATTCTGCCCTACTATCGCGGGCTGGCAACCGTCCTGGTGATGGGTATGACACCGACGGAAGTGATGCTCGGTCTGTTCGCCCGCGCCACCGATCCCAGTTCAGGTGGACGACAGATGCCGGCCCACTACGGCTGTCGGCGCCTGAAGATTGTGACCCAATCCTCGCCGGTCGGCACCCAGATACCGCACGCGGCAGGGATTGGTCTGGCCGAAAAGATTAAAGGCGGTGACGCGGTAGTATGGGTATCCTTCGGTGAGGGCACCACCAGCCAGGGTGATTTTCACGAAGGAGTCAATCTGGCAGCCGTCCACCGGCTGCCGGTTATTTTCCAATGCGAAAATAATGAATACGCGATCAGTGTTCATCAACGCCAGCAAATGGCCATTGGCAGCGTTGCCGAACGGGCTGCGGCCTACGGCATTCCCGGCATTAGCGTTGATGGAACCGATGTCCTCGCCGTCTATGAAGTGACTCGCCGTGCAGTTGAACGGGCACGCCGTGGTGATGGCCCTACGCTGATCGAAGCACGAGTCGTGCGCATGACGGCCCACTCCAGTGACGACAACGACCGCACCTACCGCCCACCGCACGAGATTGCCCTTGTTCGTCATCAAGACCCAATTGTGCGCTTTGTGGCCCAGTTGCGTGAGCACGGTATCTTGAGTGAAGCCGAAGAACAAGAGATGCGTGCCGAGGTGAAGGCAATCGTTGATCGCGCCACCGAAGAGGCCGAGCGAGCACCGATGCCAGAACCGGAAACCCTCTACGACCACGTCTACGCGCCGTTGCGCCAGCGTCGCTGA